The nucleotide window GTTCCATTAATTGCAGATAGCTCGCTACAACCTTGTTTCCGCTGAATTACAAAAACAGCACGTGGTCAGACAGACCAGCCAATCAGAGACAAGTGCGCATTGCGATCTCGtgcaaaaaaaaatcacaatttaaAGGGATAACACTCGGTAGGTGACACATTAATTACATTTTATTGAGCACCTTGGACAGCTCCAATAATTTCAACGATTTGGAGTCACTGGCGCATAGGTGCTTTTTCTAAACTGGAGATGCCTTCTCTGACATAATTCAAAGGGGTTTGGAGTTTTATTAACCAAGTACTGTAAAATTATCCCTATAATAGTCTATTTTAACCACATAGCCTAAACAGGCTGCCAGGATTCAGATCATTCGGGATTCCGAAAATACAAGATACAGTTTGAGAGAACAATGATGTTGGATGCTTCAAAAATACACATTCACATTCTATAATAATGTGTGGTTGCAGCAGTACCCGATACGTGTGGATGATTGGGTTCAGGCTTTGCTTTATGGCTCCCCAGATGCTCAATTTCGAGCAGTTGCCTATATTTCCTCCAGGTGACATAACTCCTCCACCCCATTAATAGCACCGCTACCAGCGAACACATCAATCTGAGGGTTGAGACGGCTGCCCCCAGTCTGGCTGGAATGCAAGTCACATGGTCTGTGAATGTAACCAAGATTAACAGGCACAGACCATGTGAATGAAATTGCTATCTCCAACATCTTGAGTGGCTCAATCTGCACATCAGCTACGCATTGGCTACTATCGATTGATAAAATAATAATGAGTGGTTTTGAGCGATCCAAGGAAGAGTAACTACTGTAATTGTAAATCATCTGGACTAAGCAACTAGTCAACCTATTACTTTTTAGGCTATGTATTTGTATTGCTTTACATTACGTTAGTTGTTATTTAATGACAATGGATATAAGAGTGCATTTCCAATGTAATCCACGTTTTATTGACATATCCATTTATAAGAGCATACATAATGTCTAAGTCAAAACCACACAATATGAGTCGATTTTGCACTTTTGATTTTGTGTAAACGGTAGGCTATCCCACTGGTATTTTACAGTGAACATCGGAGTGAACATCATTGAGAGCTCCCATGTAGGCTCCCACGCCTAGGTTATGAGCATATGTAATATGCCCTCAATAATTTTTTCCCCTTATCTCGGTGTTCATACTTGAACAGTCTTACTTGTAAGACATTGTTTTTCTCTACTGACATGCTACTTTCCTTGAATGAATATTCGAAAAAATGTTGCAACCTTTTCAATGACGTCAAGACGGTTGTTTTGGTCCTGTCTATCCAATTGGAGCCATCACTTACATTCTACAGGAGCCGAAATGGGTCTAATCTTGCTCCGTAGCTGTCCTCCAGGACATACCACAACGCCCTTCGGCGGGTGTATGGTGGTACCCGACTGCTGCTTTAAACAGCAGCACTGACATGGAAACCCCTTTGCAGTTGCAGAACGATTTCCTTCAAGAGCAGCAGATCCAGCATCACTGTAAGTACCAGCACTACTGCGGACCAGAGGAACGGCTCACTAAGGAGCGCAACCAATACTGCACCTGCAATAACTGTACATGTGATGCAAGAAAAAGCCTAGTTTTTCGCGGGACGTCGCCGAACACTCAAGGAACTTTAAGGACGCCATCCGTAACGTATTCGAGGCAAGGTTCTCAGTTTAGCGTCTGTGAGTTCACGCCCTCCAGTCATGGTAGTTCATCCAGACATCATTACCATCAGCAGTGCCACAATCGGCAGCGGGGCAGCCCGAGCAGCAACCACAGAGACAGTAACTCGTATAACGAAATAGCCATGAGTAGCTGCAGATACAACGGCGGCGTAATGCGACCGCTGAGCAACTTGAGCTCGTCCCGCAGAAACCTACACGAGTTTGATTCCGAATCCCAGCCTTTACAACCAATCTCTACCGCAGATGCGTCGGACACCCTAGCCTCTAAACCGGAGAACAATTCCACCACCCTAATGCCTTATGCATCGGGAGACGGAGGGGGTGGATGTAACAACAGTGGCAGTAAATCGGGTAAAAAGAAGAACCAGAACATTGGGCAAAAGCTTGGACATAGAAGGGCCTTGTTTGAGAAAAGGAAGCGTCTCAGCGACTATGCTTTGATCTTTGGGATGTTTGGGATcgtagttatggttatagagacTGAACTCTCATGGGGAGCCTATGGAAAGGTGCGTAACTCAAACCCGGTAGGCTGCAGGTCCATCTTGGTCAGAAGGATTCATTGACTGGCATGTCGAGTTTACCAGGAAAAACCGCAAGTTACATTTTTTAGGGATTTAAACCAGTAGTAGCATAGTTGACTTGTTTTCTTTACACATAAAATATTTAGACTGTGAAGACTTAACCCATAAACCATCTGATCAGCCATAACTTGCATGGCTGGTCTCTCTcttgcagcctggtctcatagactagacacaaaaattggtatgatatgttacgtttggtgtgTTTACATAAGTCAGACGGATACATAGGGTGATCGGTCAGGGTGAATGGGTGGGCATATAAAGCAGACCTCGAGAAAGCGAACCCctagcaaccgaaaggttgcagctaattagcaacttttcaactacttactgcttttagctactttgcaactatttAGCTTGTTagctaacactaaccttaaccctattagctaactcctaaacttaacacTTAACcatagcctagctaacgttagtcaacTTACTAACGTTAGCCACCAAGCCACCTAactagaatttgtaacatatcatacgtttttcAAATTTGTAATATATTGTACATTTACAAGTTCGAAATATTGTCAtattgcaaatttgtaacatattgtgcaTTTGGAAAATGTGTAACATAatgtacgttttgcaaattcgtaacatataatacaaattgtaattcttaacatatcatatgaaatgagtgacggacatccacaaatgaatacataccatatgaaacgtaacatatcatactaaatggagtgtcccgGGTTTACATAccgaataatacaaaatgctttGAGACCAGGTTACTCTTTGAGCCAGAAGTGGGTTTACAAACTCCATTGACATAGTGACACATGATCTCTCACGCATTAAAGGGATGTCCTCTGTTGGccataaaggaaaactccactcaaaaactatcttttggtatttttttcattagtccactgttgatacagtcccaaaatgttttgcatgtcagcattcaagttttcaagatatagaTCTTTCAAAATAAAGAAAGTGTTACAGTATGATGTGCTTTGCTAGGCTTTACTAATATACTGTAGCTTTGTACTATATTGAACTAGCGATGTGCAAATCCAATATATAGGCCTACCTTACAGGAGTTTCCTGAAATGTTAATGATTCAATATATAATAGCATATTTCTATTTGGTAAGATACTGTTTGTTGCATGAATGCATGTGTTGTTGTATTACTATTGTTATTTCTCTCTTTACAGGAGTCATTGTATTCATTAGCTCTAAAATGCCTGATAAGCCTTTCTACAATCATTCTTCTTGGTCTGATTATCATATACCACGCAAGGGAGATTCAGGTAACATGGTTATTCTTCATGTCATTGTCATTCACATCCCTTGAGCGGTTAGCTGTggttataatagtgtcataatagtaTTATTACACATTTGCTATCCAAGTGTACCATGCTGTCAAAGTGCACAGTGAGAAAAAGTATGAACAtctatgcactcactactgtcattCCTTGCTCTGGATAagggcatctgctaaatgactaaaacatTTCTTATCAGTATGAGTGTGAGTTTGCAGAATAATTGTATCCAAGACAtccaaaccaaatcaaatgttattggtcatgtaCACATATTTTGTAGATGTTATCGTATGTTCAgctaaatgcttatgtttctagctccaacattgATGCGATAAGTCGATTTAACTGACTTCACTGAGTTCAATTACTCTGAAATGAAATTGATTATTTCCAAATTAAGTACATTTCCTCCTTAGCGGGTGACATAATCTAATTATGTGGCATTGAAAACTTAAACGGACTTATAAATACCTTCATGAGATGAGTTGCTTTATCATAACCTAAATACTATTTCTCCATTGTTTGCTCCACAAACAATGGTATATCTCTCTACCTATTGCTCCAGGTTTTTCTTATCATTGGAGACTTTGTAAACAAATAGCTTCAAAAAATGAATTCCTATGTTGCTCTAATGGAACGTCATTCCTTGCCCACTCTGATGGTTTATGCTTATCTAATCTGGAGAGTCTAGCTTTAAGAAGTTGTTATTCCATTGTCTACTTCAGTCTATTATCATTTCTATTTCATTTGTAGTCTTTTAGGTATTTGTGATTTCAACAATAATTGCTAACATATTAAAACACCCTAACAAGAAAGGTATTAATACATATGAACATGTGTTTTAACATATTAAAACTCCCAATGAGAAAGATCATCTTATTTATTGGAGAATACTTATTCTAATTTGTTTGAGAATCAGTGGGTAGAATAGGAGCAGCAGCCAAATCAATATTTTACTATGATAGTGGCTGGCACTTGCATCTCATCTCAAGATTGGCTCCTGCATCTTCCAAACCttcaggggttaactggtctggatTGTCAGCTTCCCTGAATGGTTCGAGCACTTGGACAAACTCAATTTTATGACCTTGCGTCAGAGCATTGTTGCATTACTTAACATTTTTTCTTCCTGCAATTCAGCACTTATGTCTCTCTCGGTTGTAGTACCACTTAATTAAAATAATGAATGGTGCTCCCTCAATTGTGTGGCTTGTCGAGAGGTGGACATATATTACGGTATTGTCAGGAACCTATTACGTTGCTCCGCCAGAGTCAAATTGACCAGAGAAGAAATACGTTTGCCTAtgccaaacatttttttttaccatgcTGAGGCTGCATAAAACCCTTTTTATGTCGTCTCCTTTCTTTGAAACAGCGAGAAAACATAAAGGCTATTTACATGATTttcaaacaccattgtaaaacaAAGTAGATAAACCTCATGTAGGGATAAAGATTATGTGCAAGGAAAATCCTTGCAAAAATATTCAAATTAATATTACTTGTGTCAAGTCCGTGAAATAATCATACTTTTCCTCGTGACTATTTTTGGGTTCAATTTTGGAGGAGAATTCATATGGTTTAGCTTGAGGGATACAGTGTGTGAATAGGCCACTAGTTCATTACCTTCTGTATTGTTGAATTACAATGGCCTGTATTCATTAGCCTCTTTGTTAAATTTAGGGCTTACAAGCCCCAGAGGGATATCAATCATTGAAACAGCTCAATAGTAAAATGTGTCTCCTTTCAAATGGCTTACTGTAAACTTAGAAAATGGCCTACTGTAAAGTTTTCAAATGGCCTACGGTGAAGTTTTCAAATGGCCTACGGTAAAGTTTTCAAATGGCCTACGGTAAAGTTTTCAAATGGCCTACGGTAAAGTTTTCAAATGGTCTACGGTAAAGTTTTCAAATGGCCTACGGTAAAGTTTTCAAATGGCCTACGGTAAAGTTTTCAAATGGCCTACGGTAAAGTTTTCAAATGGCCTACGGTAAAGTTTTCAAATGGCCTACGGTAAAGTTTTCAAATGGCCTACGGTAAAGTTTTCAAATGGCCTACGGTAAAGTTTTCAAATGGCCTACGGTAAAGTTTTCAAATGGCCTACTTTAAAGTTTTCAAATGGTATACTGTAAAGTTTTCAAATTGCATACTGTAAAGTTTTCAAATGGCCTACTGTAAAGTTTTCTTTGCAAGGGATGATAGAAACGCGTACTGATCAATAGCATATTTTGATACATAACAAAACCATTTACATTTCCTCAGCAAAGGTTCTCTATTGCTGTGTACATAATAAAATGTAGTGTAAGCTTCCGAGAGGGTATCATTTCCAGGGTTCTCACTTTCAGGTTTCAGATCTTTGGTTTCAGCCCTTAGTGTTTCTGTTATttaataaacatactgtacatgtcatAAACTAGACTTCCTTGAGTCAACCAATTTTGCTGACAACATCAAAAGGGATGGAGTATTTTGAATGACTATTACGACGATAGAAAAAGCACAAATACGCTGAGGGGTTGTTATTAGAAATATCAGATTGATACATTTTATGGCTGACATTCAATTATTCGATTTTCATATCTTCCACAGTCTTATTCAGACTGGTATATGACTCAATATAGCAATTCCCACCTTGATTAGTGGCACTCACTTAAACTCCATATCTGCTGTTATTGCTGTTTGCAGCTATATTATTACTCAATACTCTCCTTAGTCAGTTGATTGTGACTCCACTCAATGGCACTTCTATTGCTACTTGCAGctgtatcagtagttgtagtattGGTATATATCTCTACCTAGGGAATCCtctaaccaggatttctggaaaactaaggaatttattgaaagttctcAGAATTTTCCAACCCTACCACAGAGCGTGCACCCTATCCTGTCCTCTCAATATTGGCTGTTTTCCATCCTCATTGAGATAGATTATTCATGCCCATCCATCTGTACTCACAGATGCCTGTCAAATATAGATGCATAGTTCAGACTGAAGAGAGGTGCCCACACACTGCTCAAGCTCCTTTGAAGTGATTCCCTTATCCAAACTGTACAAACAGGGAAGATTTGACTTCTACACTTTTTTGGCTGCTTAGACAGTATACGGACACACCTCTTGATTTTAGTTTCTGTCCTCATGGTGCCGGAAATATCCTTAGGTCAGTCTGAGGACAGCTCTTGGACATGGGGAGGCTTCAGGGACATGTCTTCTAGATTAAAGGGAttcttcaggattttggcaatgaagccctttatctacttccccagagtcagatgcaCTAATGGATactatttttatgtctctgcatccagtatgcTATGAAGGAAattagaggtagttttgcgaaCCAATGCTAAATAGCGTAGCGCAATGaatggaagtctatggtatctactaGCGTGCTAGCAGTTACAATAGACTTCTAGTCATTGCgttgagttcatctgactctggggaagtcgataaagggcttcattgccaaaatcctgaagtattcTTTTAAGATGGCAGTGATCGGTGACATGGTGCATTATTAGCATTTCTCTCCATCTTCCTTGTGTGATGTCTCAAAGTTCAGAGACCCTCAAGACTCCTCTCCAATTATAAGCCATATAATGTTTTTATATAGACTAATATTCTGTATGTAAACGCCAGCAATCAGCTAATAAATGTTGTAGGGCATGCTATGTCATGTTGAAGGGATGATACCAACGACATACATCTTTTGGTGACAGCTAGCGATCTATAATAATTGCGTCGTTTGTTTGCTCTGCTGTCTGATCCGGTGGCAGTCGatgccatttaagatgagggaggatgattatTTTtcttatgagcatggccttatttctattacagaatattggatgactgtcattcaaattctatttacccagctcaatgtaacttcaataggtttaggctaatTCATGATACTCAAAGTTTTCCGATAcacatcatgaggttgctacaacctagcctatgaatccAAGTTTGCAATGTACACTACTACTGTCcaatgtctgtgttcttttgtccgtcttaatattttatttttattggccagtctgagatatggctttttctttgcaactctgcctagaaggccagcatcccggagccacctcttcactgttgacattgagactggtgttttgcgtgtactatttaatgaagctgccagttgagaaggacgtgtgaggcatctgtttctcaaactagacactaatgtacttgtcctcttgctcaattgTGCACCGGGTCCTCCCACTtttctttatattctggttagagccagtttgcactgttctgtgaagggagtagtacacagcattgtacgagatcttcagttacTTGGCAATTTcacacatggaatagccttaatttctcagaacaagaatagaccgacgagtttcagaagaaagtgcattgtttctgtccattttgagcttgtaatcgaacccaccaatgctgatgctccagatactcaactagtctaaagaaggccagttttattgcttctttaatgagcacaacagttttcagctgtgctaacttaattgcaaaagggtttactaatgatcaattagccttttaaaatgatgaacttggattagctaacacaacatgccattggaacacaggagtgatggttgctgataatgggcctctgtacacctatgtagatattccattaaaaatcagccatttccagctacaatagtcatttacaacattaactatgtctgcactgtatttctgatcaatttcatgttattataatggacaaaaaagtgtttttcttttaaaaacaaggacatttctaagtgaccccaaacatttgaactgTAGTGTCGATGCAATGGTAGAGAGAAATTTGAGTGATCAATTTCATTGACAGACATTCAataccttgcacactcttgcctgcatctagctaagtgtaatcattagtccaacagttgcaaacaggagtttctgttggacaaattcaggtatgtttattccagctttgttccgtttgcttccgttgaAGATAGTTTTTTAAACAAAATttgcagaatgaatacacccctgatcatacgtaaacacagttcactttcatagcagtcaCATACAAACAGTATGATCCCTTTTATCGTTGTATAATTCCTTATTGCATTTAcgagctctcctcctctcacatttcctttcgcttgtggacttcatatcataaccactaaccgctacacacagcctacatcgttgtcaccatattagctaacatcatagtcaacatagctactaacatTAGAACTAGGACGTTAGTAAatctgctacaatcatgcagtacagtgtagaGTCTgcaagcagttacaccggcgggccccggtggcaataatttaataaaaccaaaagcttaccttgacttgtaAGAGTTTCattgttggatagccatagccagctagctaacatagcatccctctctgtttgagccgggtgtttgagtacgCTAGTTTGAGTACGCTAATCTGTATTCGCTAGGaaagtaagtgaaagtgaaaataaATATTACCAAGaaatatagctctctctctctctcgcgctctctctcactctctcgcactctcttgcttctccttcattcctGAAGAAAttcatttgttcaaaactgttcaactattgtctacTCATGTCTACTAACTACTCATCaaatgttatgcactgcagtgctagctagctgtagcttatgttttcagtactagattaattctctgatcctttgattgggtggaaaaCTTGTcaattcatgctgcaagagctctgatagtttggaggacgtcctccggaagttgtcataattactgtgtaagtctatgggaGGGGGTGAGAACCACAAGCCTCCTAGGTCTTGTATTGGAGTCAATATACCCAGCCTTGTCTAGCTTAGTTTGTCCtggatggtgtgtgtttgtgctgtgtgtgtgcgtgcctctctgtgtgtattaAAGACGCCGTGGTGTAACTGCAGGAGAGGCTGTGTGTTTCTCACAGGGAAATCTGTCCTCTGCCTGAGACGCCAGACTGGAGTCAGATAACCATTGCTTGCTGGTGATCTCAATGTTTTCACTGAACAAACAGGCTTTCAAGGGCACAGGATGAGAATCCAAATGTTTACTAATTGATCATGTTTGCTACCCCATGATCAATTATATGATCAGAAACATAGATGTTATATAATTTATATGAGAAACGTCTCCAGCTAGAGCACTCCAATCAAAGGGAGATTGACCTATGATATTATCTTTTCATATAGATTTTTTATTTCAGTTGAATGCTACGCATTCAGTAATTACTTTTATTTCAGATGCTAAATAAAATGTAACCTACAGCTTGAGATTTACTCAGCAAAGTAGCCTCTTAGTGCCTCACTTTGATATCATAAATAAACCATTGCATGAATTTCTAATTGGGCTGAACCTCTCAACCTAATTCACTAATGAGATTGAGCGATTTCTTTCGCTCAGTGACAAGATATATGTTCCCATCTCCACATTACACAGACAGATTAAATATTGAGCTGGACTCCATTAGTTATATTGAGCATACTGAAATCAGTAACCAACCCAGGCTGCAACCAACACAGGGTGAGCTTCTATGGATACTGTAAGAAAGAAGGCCGACAGAGAGACTAAGGAATGGGATGACCTCAGGACATCCTTAATGGTGTGGTCTGGGCAAAGATGTCGGCACTGTGGCTTAGGCTCACCCCTGCTGGCGTGGGTGCAGCGTTCCCGTGATGAGCAGGGGAATAGTCCCTTAATGATTAAACAGTATTTGTATCCATCAGACGACAAGCCAACCATCTGAGAGCAGCCACTGGACCATGACAGGAGGCTATATTTGAAGTGATTGTCCTTGGTTGGAATCGGTCACTCTGGATCTTTGTGTCTTATCATTGTGCATTACAGGGGCTCTGCTTGTAGGACACCATGCGTAGCGACactgctctttctctctgttatAAAGATCatcttctgtgtgtgtttgcgttgGTGCGTGAGCATGGGTCAACAGGCCATTTTCTATGCGTCCCTCACTGCTCCCTCTTGGACATACTCTTTATTAGGCTATGGATCATGGGATGGACTATTGTCGTAGCATTGAGGACCTTATAAGCTTAGTAAGCCATGAACCCCTTCCGTCTTTTTATTCTAGGAGGATATGAACTGGACAAGTTATACGTGCATATGATATACTGTAGAAAGAGACTTGACTGCTGTCCCTTCTTAAGCCACATACATAATTCCAGGTATTCCGCTGCAGATGTACTGTAACTGTAAGttactccccctctccctcataACTAGTGCTTCTGCCACTAGCATGGAATATTTTTGATGCTCAGAGGTAAAGAGCTCTTGAGTG belongs to Oncorhynchus keta strain PuntledgeMale-10-30-2019 chromosome 9, Oket_V2, whole genome shotgun sequence and includes:
- the kcnn2 gene encoding small conductance calcium-activated potassium channel protein 2 isoform X1 — its product is METPLQLQNDFLQEQQIQHHCKYQHYCGPEERLTKERNQYCTCNNCTCDARKSLVFRGTSPNTQGTLRTPSVTYSRQGSQFSVCEFTPSSHGSSSRHHYHQQCHNRQRGSPSSNHRDSNSYNEIAMSSCRYNGGVMRPLSNLSSSRRNLHEFDSESQPLQPISTADASDTLASKPENNSTTLMPYASGDGGGGCNNSGSKSGKKKNQNIGQKLGHRRALFEKRKRLSDYALIFGMFGIVVMVIETELSWGAYGKESLYSLALKCLISLSTIILLGLIIIYHAREIQLFMVDNAADDWRIAMTYERIFFICLEILVCAIHPIPGNYTFTWTARLAFSYTPSKTDADVDIILSIPMFLRLYLIARVMLLHSKLFTDASSRSIGALNKINFNTRFVMKTLMTICPGTVLLVFTISLWIIAAWTVRACERYHDNMDITSNFLGAMWLISITFLTIGYGDMVPNTYCGKGVCLLTGIMGAGCTALVVAVVAKKLELTKAEKHVHNFMMDTQLTKRVKNTAANVLRETWLIYKNTKLVRKMDHARVRKHQRKFLQAIHQLRTSCMT